From Megalobrama amblycephala isolate DHTTF-2021 linkage group LG24, ASM1881202v1, whole genome shotgun sequence, the proteins below share one genomic window:
- the si:dkey-261l7.2 gene encoding uncharacterized protein si:dkey-261l7.2, translating to MPQITSGVIMQLTLLLSALPAQYLISRWTSGTAAQRHIATQSILDMWDSMRKSYLSTTAWVDWLNTWIPKLPSFGEEEEHYTLEEALAIEMLMHDNEQGYFGVSKEVRSPRPAYVLHRVGQVIMETQNKMIGVIVGWDAGLRAPPEWTKRKKFSDSELERAKDTPHYRILFMGPDSSSILIGYIPQFNLKLFQGFEPDIPTLERYFSHFDGEKFVMEEWLQEIYPHD from the exons ATGCCTCAAATCACGTCAGGTGTGATCATGCAGCTGACGCTGCTGCTGTCCGCTTTACCTGCGCAGTATCTCATCTCCAGATGGACAAGCGGCACCGCAGCACAACGACACATCGCCACTCAGAG TATCCTTGACATGTGGGACTCCATGAGAAAATCCTACTTGAGCACGACTGCTTGGGTCGACTGGCTAAATACCTGGATTCCCAAACTACC GTCTTTCGGAGAGGAAGAGGAACACTATACTCTGGAAGAAGCGCTCGCAATCGAGATGTTGATGCATGATAATGAGCAAGGGTACTTTGGAG TCTCAAAGGAGGTGCGAAGCCCCAGGCCGGCATACGTGCTGCACCGTGTAGGTCAAGTTATCATGGagacgcagaataaaatgattgGGGTGATAGTGGGCTGGGATGCAGGACTCCGAGCTCCCCCAGAGTGGACCAAGAGAAAGAAATTCTCGGATTCAGAG CTGGAGAGAGCCAAGGACACTCCTCATTACAGAATTCTGTTCATGGGGCCTGATTCCTCATCAATACTGATCGGATACATACCCCAGTTTAACTTGAAGCTCTTTCAAGGCTTTGAG CCGGACATTCCTACTCTAGAGCGCTATTTTTCACACTTCGATGGGGAAAAGTTTGTTATGGAGGAATGGTTGCAAGAAATCTACCCTCACGACTGA
- the irak1bp1 gene encoding LOW QUALITY PROTEIN: interleukin-1 receptor-associated kinase 1-binding protein 1 homolog (The sequence of the model RefSeq protein was modified relative to this genomic sequence to represent the inferred CDS: deleted 1 base in 1 codon), with translation MAHSPSRVFTAVSMTAGDVYRDENESVLNRGRKQTPLHIQSSVRVVQVTGCAELSCPPDRATVTISVKNSKENVNDVTNSVTRRLEYILQTARQHDVKEENITVAKHLQREEELFHMQAEVLVVFSDFEKMQSARSVLIEKLDKSVCVGDPYYSHSAESLNLLRRRVCLEAVDNARLKASEACGILGQALGRPLLVREEESREWTSGQHEVTGSPLSLHQRTGVTLVSASSRVFVTFELRPKDNNRRKF, from the exons ATGGCGCACAGCCCGTCTCGTGTCttcactgcagtttcaatgACTGCTGGTGATGTTTACCGAGACGAAAACGAATCGGTGCTCAATCGGGGCCGCAAGCAAACACCTTTACACATTCAAAGCAGCGTAAGAGTGGTTCAGGTGACGGGCTGTGCGGAGTTATCGTGTCCTCCGGACCGCGCGACCGTGACCATCAGCGTCAAAAACAGTAAAGAAAATGTTAACGACGTGACTAACAGCGTTACGCGAAGACTTGAATACATCCTACAGACTGCAAGACAGCATGATGTCAAG GAAGAAAACATCACTGTGGCCAAGCATTTACAAAGA GAGGAGGAGCTCTTCCACATGCAAGCCGAG GTGCTTGTTGTGTTTTCAGACTTTGAGAAGATGCAGAGTGCACGCTCAGTTTTGATTGAAAAACTAGACAAAAGCGTGTGTGTTGGTGACCCTTACTACAGTCACAGTGCTGAAAGCCTCAATTTGTTAAG GCGGCGAGTATGTTTGGAAGCCGTGGACAACGCTCGGCTAAAAGCCAGTGAGGCGTGTGGCATTCTGGGACAAGCTCTGGGACGCCCGCTGCTTGTACGTGAGGAGGAATCACGAGAGTGGACCAGCGGCCAGCATGAAGTCACTGGCTCTCCTTTATCACTACATCAGAGGACTGGGGTTACATTAGTCTCTGCCTCTTCACGTGTGTTTGTGACCTTTGAATTGCGACCAAAGGACAACAACAGGAGGAaattttga